In Panicum virgatum strain AP13 chromosome 5K, P.virgatum_v5, whole genome shotgun sequence, the genomic window TAGGCATGCTAATGCTGATTGTAAATGATGAATGAATACACAATTTAATATTCCATAATATCTTGAATATAGCCCACTGACAATCCTTCCAAAATCTTATCACAGAGTCGTGGTTAACTATGATTTCCCAACTGGTGTGGAGGACTATGTCCATAGAATTGGGAGGACAGGCAGGGCTGGTGCGACAGGATCTGCCTACACATTCTTCGGTGACCAGGACTCAAAGTATGCTTCAGACCTTGTGAAGATTTTGGAGGGTGCAGACCAATCTGTGCCACAACAATTAAAAGAAATGGCTCTTCGTGGAGGATATGGTGGAAGATCACGTCGGTGGGCATCTTCTGATAACTCTTATGGTGGTCAGGGATATGGTGCTAAAAGATCCACTGACAGCTTCAATAACAGTAACTTTGGTAATCAGGCGGGGGGCGGTTCAAGCTTTCACTCGAGGTGTGTATCAGTTTCTGTTTGAATGCTGCATTTTAGCCTAGTACAAACCTGATGAATCATTAACTACAGCTTCTATAACAACACTAGTGGCAGTCAGTTTGGTGATACTCCGAGCTTTCGTGGCAGGTATGTTAAAAATTTCTATTCTACATTGTCTCTGGCCCATGTATACATTATAATGAACCATCACTCTACAGCTATGATAACAGCAGCCACAATAATCAGAGTGGTGATGCCAGCTTTCCTCCGAGGTGTGTATACAAATTTTTCCTGTCCAGATGCTTGTTTGTAGCTTATGTATCCCTGCTAAATAATTAATTGCCATCTTCCATACAGCTCCGGCAACAATCAATCTGGGGATGGTCTCAGTTTTCATGAAAGGTACTTTGCATATGCACATCCTTACCACCTTTGGAATTACCCATTACGTCATTTGGAATTCTAAAGTTTATAGACAATCTCTGAACTTATGAGGTTGTAATTTATTGTTTGTCTGTGAGCCTGTTGTGCTAACAGCATCTTGTTCATGTACTTAGCAAATTGGTGAAGCTTTTGTCCTGTATCTTTTTCCCCCAGAAGCTGTTATCACTTTTCCTAAGTTTCTGACATGTGATTGTATCCATGAAGAGCGTATCTTAATCGTCTGTATCCTCCATTCGGTTGGCAGGTTCTATGGACCACTTGGAGGGGATCAGAGCAGAACAAGCAATGATGGATTCCGTGCTAGGAGCAGGAGTCCTCCAGGCAAGGCTGTGGGAGTTTCCAACTGGTAATTGCATCTTCTAGGTGCGACCCAGTCTTTGCGATGGTGACGAAACCAATTAGATGAAGATGGTACCCCtaacaaaattatattatttcttTTGTTGTCCTGCTTAAACCAAAGGATGTCATGGAACATCACTAACTTAAGATATGGGTGTTGGAACTCATCCCTAATGGTTTCTTGGTATGCTGGTTTGATGACTGGGAGAAGCCTGACACCTTACCATGTGCTGGCGGTCGTAGCTTGTAAAGCGTTAAAGCTCAACTTCTTTCCTAGTATACCTCCTAATGCTAGAACCTAATTATGGTGAAACAAGCCACTTGGGAGTTGGGACTGAGTTTTGGTCGGAATGGCAGTTGACATTTCTGTTTAATGTTATGTAAAATCTTAGTCGATGACTGTTGTAAATGCTTGCGGCATGTTTTATATTGAACTGAATGCCCGTTATTACATGTGCTGAAGAATTATCCTGCCCATGTGTGCCTCTGCTCAGGCGAGATTGTGTAGCATCAGCAGAGGTTGCTTGGACCGGAATCTCAACAagtttattgttttatttgtatGTCACTTCTTCGGCATAAGCGCTTGCATCTGGCTGCAATGGTGGCGCATGAACCACACGAAGGCGTGGTCGGCCGTTTGTTTCCTGTGGTTTGGAGACTTTGGAGCTTAATGGACAGGGCACCATGTCTCGTGAAACTCGGGAATATATTCATTCGTGTATGTTGCAGCTGTGCAAACGAGCTGCCTGTGCCCTCATCTACTGTGGAAACTATGCTTGATTAGCTCCTCAATAATATATCCCGATCTACTCTGTATACCTCGAAGTTGTGTATACAAGATTTTTTCACGTACTACTGTAATCCATCCCTCATGCATTCTTCGGCTTCTTTGTTCTCGTCAGCCTAGAGTACAGGAAAACTCCCCCTAATGCAGCACCAGTTCCTGGAGCAAGAACAGCAAAAATGAGTGccaagataaataaaaaaaaagcacaAATGAGTGGCTTGGTTAAAAAAGGAATCAGAGCTTGAAGGGGCGGCAGAAGCAGTTTTGGGGGCATCGGTCAAAGACTCGAAGTTACCTAGTGCATTGACAGGCGAAATGGGGGTGCTGAAGAAGATAACTGAAGAGACGATGACAACCACGCGCTTCACGCAGTTGGCGACGGAGTGGGTCACCGGTGACACCCTCGACAAGATCAAGTAGGAGAGCTGCCGTTGCAAGGGAAGATCATGCATCAAAGTCAAGCTCTCTCTTCTGGAGGCAATAATGATGGTGAAGATCCACGGCCCCCATGGGGATTAAGAACAAGGTTATCTCCTCACCTTCTGATAGCCATGGAAGCAAAACCCTGCAAGTGCTGCCCTGACGCAGAGTTCTTGGAGGTTCAAACCCTACATGATAGCAAAACAAGATTATGGTAAGTTGATAGTTTTGGGAATTGATAGCACAGCTGGTTCAATCATATTTTGCCTGATTTTTGAAAAGGCTTACCGTGCTCTGGAGGTACCCTGGGGTGAACTTGATGCCTTCTGCGAACAGCATCAGAGGACAAGACAGCAGAAATGACAGTATAGTGATCACTGAGAAGAGGTTGATGTCATCCATAGCATCCTGCATCACAATTCACAGGATATTTTCTTTACTGCAACAGTTCACTGATTGACGGCTGTAATCTGATGAAAGAAGGTTCACCTTGTCACCGGCCAGGAGTTTCTTGCTGAGGACATTCCTTGATTGGTTGGTCAGATTGGACGCCATGGCGCTCCAAAACCCAGTCCTGATCCCCAGACAAAATTACAGTGTTAACTGTCAAGATTCCTCCAATCATTGAGTCCCAACAGCAAAAAGGCAAAAGATCGCTCGGTGGGATCCCAAGATTCTCCAATCGGTAGGGGGGCAGCACTGACCAGTTGAAAGAGACTTCCGTGAATGAAGCCAAGGCGACGCCGCCAACAATCGGCACGAGCGAGCCCAGCACCGGCAGGGAAGGAACCTGCAGACGAGACGGCGAGCAAGCGAGCTGAGCAACAATCGACTAAATTCTGCTGACTCCACAGTGGGGATCGACTGAATCGGAAAGAATTTGTTTCGCAGGTGTTCAGGTAACCTCGCCGAGGAAGAGGGcggagaggaggacggtgaagaAGGGCTCGGAGGCCTTGATGGTGTGGGTGAAGGAGACGGCGACCTTGCCCAGGCTCATGTTGGTGAACACCGTGCCCAGCATGTGCCCCAAGGCCAGCGGCGCGATGTTGCCCAGCTGCGCGGCGGAGATCCTGGGCGCCGGGTGGAGCCTGGTCGCCCACATGAGGAAGATGAGCAGGGAGCCGAACGCGAGCTGGAAGGCGGTGATGGTgtacggcagcggcagcggcagcgcgccGAGAACCTGCGGTGGCGAAAGAACAGCGCTGGTTGATCTTGATCGTATCGAGGAGATGGGAGCAGGGGAGGATTGCTGATCCTCGAGACGAAACGAATGGCCGACCTGCTTGTTGTAGATGTTGAAGTAGATGTTGAGCAGGTACCAAGCGACGATCATGGCGCCCAGCTGCGCCGTGGCCGcaatgccgccggcgccggcgtcctcTCCCCTCGCCCCAGCGCTCGCGTCGTCCGCCGGcaccgatgccgccgccgctgccgcagcagcagcaggcctgGCGACGATCTCCCCATTCCTATCGCTATCGAACAGCAGCGACAGAGGCCGGAGCCGGCAGCCGCCGCGAACGCGGAGGAGCGGCAgcgtcggcgcggcggcgagcgcgcccCGGGTCCccaaggaagaggaagaggagaaggcggcggcgcggccccgcgCGGCCCCAGACCACGACGCTCCGGAGACAGagatcgccgcggccgccgcgccctgcaTCTTGCGCGCGGCGTTCTCGCGatgggtcgccgccgccgccgcccgcgcttaAAATAGTGGACCGGCCGCGCTGCGCAAAAGGTGGCGCCGGGTGAATCTTCCCGGGATCCCGTACTCGTTCGTCCCTGTGGCTTTGCGATGCAGGACAAGTATTGACGCCAGGAGACCGCACTGACAGGTTGGCAGGGGCGGCGTACAAATGGGACTTGGATGGCggctgcccttcttcttcctctcaccTTCGTCGTGTCCATGTCGTCATCTTGGCCCTGTTGGATTCAGCATCTAATGGCCATCGGCGCCACAAGTTTTTGTTTTCCAACCCAAAAAATGTGGCGTCACCGGTGAGGTGAGGTCGGATGTGCACCGTGCACGACCGATGCACGGAGATAACAGTCGAGATCAGGCACGTTATCACGCTCGGGAATTCAATTCCAAGCGTTGAAAACCCAACGTTTCTAGTAACGCGCAAACGCCATTTTCGTGCACCCGTCTCCATTACGAACTTATGCGACGTACAAGTTCTATTCTTTATGCGAATGTCAGTACAATGGATGCAAAAGTTAACGCTCGTGGTTTGTCGCCTCTTGCTGCAATTACCAACTccgattaaaaaaaaagagagagaagtggTAAGACAGGCGTGGTAAGGTCAGGGCACACAAATTTAGAAGAAATAATTTTCGTCTCGTGAGGTCGGAGCTTCAGAATTCAGGTCAGGATCGCCGGCGCGCGAGATGAATCCAGCGAGCCCGCGCGTTGCGACCGTGAACCTTTGCTTTAGCGAACGGGTCCGGCGATAAAGAGGACGGAGCCCCGCTCAGCCATGGGATAAGAATAAGAATACGGTGCTGGCTGCCTAAGCGAGCGCAGTGGAATGGGGATGCCCGTCGGAATCGACCGAGACGCTGTCGTGGAGGGTGACGCGCGCCTCGACGGCGACCGCCCGCCGAAGGAGACGACGACGACTACTCGAGGCCCCCGAATGGGCCCAAAGCATCTGACCGCCGGCCTCCGTAGCCCAggccttttttttcatttttatattaaaaaaacaaaattttaaaaatatttgtcGAATAtagaaatttttaaaaatagatGCTTATCGTcccctaatgggcgacagggtgcctgtgggcgacaggacctaaatgtaaaaaaaatttacatttaggttCAGACGCCCAGGGCACATTAAATAGTGAACTtttaaaatcgatataaaattgtagaaacatcggaaaaatacaaactcaactgttctggattctatgaaataatatctacaacttttgttacataaagtttttcatttgatcaatgtatctaaatcaagaaaaatagttcttgtatctaggaaaatctgaaataattcatttggtctagttgtgcttatctaaaatttaccaaattttttttatagctcttaggaaataaaataatggtactgtaaaagttatggcttctaatactcagtatagcagcatggataaataacccatttaaactagacatattgcaagatctaatttaaaaacttattctagaaatgttttctggcctaccaatttttttacaaacctatgctcaccatatgcaacactctggtcAAAGATTACATGCATCCaaagatggatcttgagatttaaacaaaagtgcattaaactggtatttaaaatagagaaagatacattgatcaaatgaaaaactttatgtaacaaaagttgtagatcttgtttcatagtatccataacagttgagtttgtattttttttgatttttatataattttatgttgattttacaagttcactatttaatgcgccctgggcgccaggacctaaatattttttttacatttaggtcctgtcgcccactggatgggcgacagtcaccctgtcgcccattaggggggcgactggcacccatttttgaaattttccccatttggcatatatttttgaaattttattttttaaaatataaaaatgaaaaaagcgcgTCGCCCAGATCCCTCGCGGCCCAAAGCAGGAGGTACTGGCCCATTGGGGGCCCAAGAACCCAGAAAGCCCATCGCCGCAGTGAAAGCCCATCTTTGGCCCAGAATTCCTATACATCTTGGTAGATTTTTATTAATATATCTTCCACTGTTTGAGATGCGTGCAATGCTATTGGATGGCTGCGATGATATGTGAGGGCAGGTGCGCGTGGCATGCACGGCACGAATTGCACGCGCGGAAGCAAGCTGGTAGGGCAGCAGGTTGGAGACACGTGTCGCGACCCAATAGGAGGGTGCGTGGGATGGTAGACAAATTCAAGTTTCAAATGACGTTTTTCTCTTAAACCATGCATCCAATTTTAATTCTGTTTAAACCATAGTATTCTTTAGAATTAATGCAACAAAATGAGATCCCATATATTAtcttaaattttaattttaaatatttcaacatttcaatatactagttcaacatttttaaTATATTACCTCAACATTTATAATAAGTtgtttcaatatttttttataaatgttGAATTAGTTTTTTAAAATGTTGATCTAGTTATGACAATAATGTTGAATCTGTTATTTCAAGCTAAGGAAAAACAAAATGAAATATAAATAGAAAATCAAAGTACATGGCTTGAGCCTCCGCTGCAACAGACGATCGTCAgcgtgacttgtgcttgtgcgTGCACGCTGCTATGTCCAGTGGGCCGGTGCTAGGCTGTAGTGGGCTTGTGCGATTCCACGAGTTTCTATCGCACGGAAGATGGATAGGCCCCTACCCCTCTTTGGCCCGCCTAACGGGAGCTCACGCTTCGGCGGCGCGGGGGTGGGTCAGCGGGCAGGATTCCTATACATCTTCCGATAGATTTTTATTAATACATCTTCTATTGTTTGAGATGCGTATAATGTTATTAGATGGCTGGGATGATATGTGAGGGCAGGTGCGCGTGGCATGCACGGCAACGAACTGCACGCGCGGGAGCAGGCTGGTAGGGCAGCAGGTTGGAGACACGTGTCGCAACCCAACAGGAGGGTGTGTGAGATGGTAAACAAATTCAAGTTTCAAATGACGTTTTCTCTTAAACCATGCATCCAATTTTAATTCTGTTTAGACTATAGTATTCTTTAGAATTAATGCAACAAAATGAGATCCAATATATTAtcttaaattttaattttaaatatttcaacatttcaaTATACTAGTTTAACATTTTTAATATATTACCTCAACATTTATAATAAGTTGtttcaatattttttataaatgttgaattagtttttttaatatTGATCTAGTTATGACAATAATGTTGAATCTGTTATTTCAAGCTAAGGAAAAACAAAACGAAGTATAAATAGAAAATCAAAGTACATGACTTGAGCCTCCGCTACAATAGACGATCGTCAgcgtgacttgtgcttgtgcgTGCACGCTGCTGTATCCAGTGGGCCGGTGCTGGGCTGTAGTGGCCTTGCGCGATTCCACGAGTTTCTATCGCACGCAAGATGGATAGGACCCCCCGTGAGTGGgtgggtcgtcgtcgtccggcGGAATTCGGCTCGGCTCGTCTTCCCCCTGGATCTGCCGCCCGgtggcgcctcgccgccggtggtaGGCATGGCGCGGGCGGAGAAGAAGCGCGCCGCAAgaacggccacggccacggcggcggtggagaggcCGTCCGGGACGTCCGACCGGAGGCCGCTCTACTTCGCCGCCCTCCTGGTGCTCGCCAACGCCGCGCTCGTCGTGCTCATCATCGCCTTCGTCCCGTGTCTGTAACTTCAAACTCGGTGCCTTCTTGCTCAGCTCTCTTTATCTCTTAATTGCCGCTAAGCAGTTCTGTTGCTTCAATGAACAGATACCAAGATCGACTGGGACGCCTACATGTCTCAGGTACTAGCATAGTGAACAGATTGCTGGTTTCCTTCTTTTCTGACTCAATAATTTGGAATTTGGGATGAAAGGTGTGATATTGGCCTCTGTTGGTGTGTGTTGGATATGCTAGGTGGATGCCTTTCTGGAGGGGGGGAGGGACTATACCAAGATCGAGGGAGACACAGGACCATTGGTCTACCCGGCTGGATTCCTCTACGTTTACTCCGCCATTAAGTTCCTTACCGGCGGCCAAGTCTTCCCTGCTCAGGTCACCGCACAGCGAAATCTCTATAACAACACGAACTCGTTTGCTCTGCTGCGTCTTCATCCCCCATTGTTATCAAAGGCTTGGCAGTGCTTAAGAGTGCTGAATTCTTGGGTACTTGCCTGCAGATTTTGTTTGGCGTCCTGTACATTGTCAACCTGTGCCTCGTTCTTCTGCTTTACGTCAAGACTGAAGTGGTACGGATGCAAAACTGATCACTTTTTTCTTCCTTCCAGTCCTAAAGTTCAGACTTCAGTGATTGTGATTCTCATATAGAATAGTCTTCTTTTTAGTTCTTAGTTTATTTAGCAAGGATAATTTGACGACCAGTTTATATTCTATTATTCTGTCATGTGTACTCATATACAGACAATCCTTTGTCTAGCCCAGATAAGATAATCTACGAATGTGGGCAATTCGCATATATAGCAATATTTTCTTTAGTTCTGCAATTATAACTCAATAATTGGTGTGCTGTGAGGATCACAAAGTTTCTTTTGGTTGCTCTTTACCCAATGTGGTTTCTAATTCTCTCTCAATAATGGACGCAGCTTCCATGGTGGGCTTTAGGTTTGCTTTGTTTGTCCAAAAGGGTTCACTCCATTTTTGTGCTCCGCCTTTTCAACGACTGCTTCGCCATGACATTGCTCCATGCTGCTATGGTTTTGATTATTTATCATAAGTGGTACCTTGGCCTAATAGTTTTCAGGTGATCTCAACAGTATGGTAGTAAATTTCATAAGCCCGCTTCTTATTTTTTATAAACTGCCAAACAGAAATACCATTGCTAGAAAATAGCTGCTGACATTTAGTTATTATCAATCTTTTTTGCAGTGGAGCTGTCTCGGTTAAGATGAATGTCCTTCTTTTCGCTCCTTCTTTGCTTCTACTGATGGTGAAGGTACAAATTACAACTGCACCATGGTTTGTCTCTTCATTACATCTTTCTATGCTGCCAACTGTTACCCTTACTAAGTTGTTTGTACAGAGCATGAGCATCAAAGGAGTCTTCTTTGCCTTGTTTGGAGCTGCTGTAGTACAGGTGCAttgttctttcttttattttcttttctttcctttttttttaaaaaaaaggctcTTCCCATTCCACTATTCCCAGTTTGTCAAACTGTCTTCTTAGCACCATGTATCAATATCAGTTTGGCTATGCCTGGCAGTTTCTTCTATCTTGCTAGTAATTTAAAAAAAGGCTCTTCCCATTCCACTATTCCCAGTTTGTCAAACTGTCTTCTTAGCACCATGTATCAATATCAGTTTGGCTATGCCTGGCAGTTTCTTCTATCTTGCTAGTAATTTACTCCTGCTTCATATAATATTACAATGTCAAACTGAATGCTGTCTTTTGCAATTTCTTTATCTGTAAACTTCAAAGCATAGTGATGTTTTCCAGTAGCGTGTCACAAAGGAATTAACTTCACAACTACTTGTGCCTTTCATATTCTGCTAATTGCACTTTACTTTTGGAGCTTTTCTAGCTTATCAGATTGTATACATGATATTATTGATATTGACATGGAAAAGTTAGTGATTATTGATTGTATACTGCTAGACTGTAGCTGGTTAGATGGGACACAAGGTATCACACTGTTGATCCTAATGATTTGATTTCCTGTCTCTAGGTATTGTTGGGTATGCCATTCTTGCTGTCACATCCAGTTGAGTACATCTCAAGGGCATTCAATCTCGGCCGTGTCTTCATCCATTTCTGGTGTGTATATAATATCTCATAAATTTCGAATCATTTCAGCAGCACCATTATGCCATATGTATCACACACTACATGTGACTTCCTAGTTATGGACAGAgttaattgttttttttttcaggtctGTGAACTTTAAATTCGTCCCAGAGAAGTTGTTTGTATCCAAAGAGCTTGCTATTGCGTTGTTGATTCTTCACCTCACGACCCTTATGGTATTTGCACACTACAAGTGGTTAAAGTGAGTACTTACCACTCATATTGAGCGTAATCAGTTAGCAAAAATCTACACTCATCTCAATAGTCCAATGTGCCCTCAATTTTTCTCTCTAATATATCAGTATTTCTAAGAATATTTGCACGTTTCTAACTTATATCTATATCAgtaaatttggagaaaaatgcTAGGATATTTTATAGTGGTTGTGCTGGTGCATAACATTCTTTTACTTTTGTTGACAGGCATGAAGGAGGCCTATTCAGTTTGTTGCATTCCAGATTTAAACACGCCAAATCAATTGTACAGCTTTTTTCCAGCAAACCCAGACCATCCATTCTCAGTAAAGAACGTGCGTTAGACTTCTTAAACTAATCATAGCATTTGGATCTCTTTTTTATTGCTTGACTAACTGGATAGCTACAACACGATTCCAGATATTGTAACTGTTATGTTTGTCGGCAACTTCATTGGCATCGTGTGTGCCCGATCATTACACTACCAATTCTATTCCTGGTAAGTACAGGCTCCCCTCAACATCAAAAGTGTCGAGTATTCATTTGGCTATTGTTTGTGAATGCTAGAATCCAAGTTGGATCCTTTCTGTTGTGCAGGTACTTCTATTCATTGCCTTTTCTGTTGTGGAAAACACATTTTCCGACACCTTTGAGGTAAGGTTCCACGCTCGCGTAGACCTTTTTCTGCCTCAGTTTATAATAGTCTTGCAACtttatgaacgaactaagcatgatCATATTGATAGAAATGTTTGCTTCCTTTTTGTGAAGATTAAATGCATTCTTCTTGTTTTGAAACTAAGGTGTAAACAGTGCATTCGTTCAACTATTCATCCACTTGGTTTGGACTCTTATTTTCATTTCCCCTCATTCTCTCAGGATCATTATATTTCTTGGTGTGGAGCTCTGCTGGAACATTTACCCTTCTACTGCCTATTCATCACTGCTTTTGCTATTTCTACACATCTCCGTTTTGTTGGGTATATGGTTTTCACCGACTGAGTACCCTTATATTGATAAAAGAACATGACAAATATATCAAGAAGTCACAGGTCAATATGAGGCTTCCCTGTAAAATTCTTTAATCTTTTAAGGTAGCAGTAGTTATATCCTTTTTGTGTGGATAGAAACAACGCCAAAGGCTTTTGGAATGTGTGAGATGTATTTCTCCAATACTCTTGGTATTAATTGCCGAAAGATTTCTAGAGTAGCATCTAGACATACAAAATGCGCACCATGATCATCTGTATCTTCTAACATAAATGAAGATTAACCACACTTAACTTTTACAGAGTAACTATTACTACCGAATTGGCCGAGTGTCTTGTTCTATCATCTTGCCAGTCTGCTTTAGCACTATGTTATGCATTCGTATCTCTTGAATTCTTCTGGAAATGTCTCATAAAGAATACATAGAACAACAAATCTGTTCTTGGAATGGATGACAGACAACAAAGAACACATCAAAGTTGTTCCATTAGTTCAGCAATCTTTATAAGGGAAAACAACCAAATGAAGCTGTCAGGGCGACACAAGTTTTTAatatgaaaaatgaaaaagaagcaATGAAAGATATTGAAGTTTATCCTGAGCTGCTGTTGCTTATCAATTCCAATTCCTGATAGACGATTAGTTTCTATTGTCCTTCGAGCCAACTTGGCCATCAGTGCCCAGTGCCGAGTCAGGCACTTGCTGACCTGTCACCTAGGGTCACGTCACAGCAAAATACATGTATTttagagtaacaagttgattaAAGGCTCCAAATGTTATGCATAACAAAGAGCTGATGTTTCAAGGGTCATTTTAGCGAAATCAATGTTTGGAGTCCTATAATTGCGAAGCCCATTGTTTGGTGTCCTATAATTGCAATTTTCCTCTGCCCCTTATTCATTCATGGACTCCATCTCGACCATGGCATCCAAGTCCCAGTACGAACACACCTCTTTGCCCTTCTCCTTGTTGATGCCATGCCACCGCCATTTCCCGAGCCAAGGAACAAGTTCGGCGCAGCTGCAGCGCTGGTGCCACGCACTGGGATGTGAGCTGAGGCGGCACAGTCAGGATCATGCTGGGAGCTTCCTGACCTCAATACCCTGTCCGAGATGGCTAGGAATTCTGAGGTCCCCATCGAGTAAAACAGCCTGAGCAGATCGTCGGTCTACAGCCTGTACTGCggccccatgtcatcggcgttGGAAGACGACAATGGAGGCGGTTTGGCGGTGGCTGGAAGAAGCTCTGGACCGGGTTGCTCGTGGTCGGGCGCTTGCCGAGAACTGACGAGGACGGTCCTTAGTAGCCATGTTCCCATTTTCGTTCCTGGAATCGGAACGTTCCCGGAACGAGGAACATCGTTTATGAAAGATTTTTACACTAAATTGTTCCCGTTCCTGTTCCCGTTCCAGAACGAGGAACATGGAACGAGGAACGTGGCCACATTCCACGTTCCCGGCTTCTAAGGGGCGGTCTATATACTCGGTCTCCCAACATTACCTTAGTGTCGATCCCGCTGTAAGGATAGGAACAATTAGTGTCACAATTTTTCGCAGTGTTTTATACTGTAAGTTTTTACTTTTATAGTTTTATTGGATGTAAATATATTAACACCTTACATTACATGTAGACAACCATGTCGCACATGAATTTTCACACGTCAAGGATGAGCATAAAAGTTCAAATGTGGCCTTTGATGGAAACCAAAGGATGTCTAACCATTTTCAACTGTCATGTACTGTTTGAATGTGGTGcgcatattttttttcttttgatttgaattcGACTTTCTACTTCCAATTTGAAAAACAGATATATAGAAAGCCGCAAATGTAGGGGCCTTGCCCCTcctgtttcatcaaaaaaaGAAAGCCGCAAATCTTTTCATATAAAACCTCTGACGACAAGATTATGATCTAAACACTGACCAAGATTATGATCTAAACACTGACGGAGCTCAATGTGAATTGGGTGTATTGAGATGAATATCTACTTTGATCCAGCAAGCACTCAACAtcattaatatttattttttgttgtaTAATTTGACGGTAACATCTGCGTATTTCATTTTTTACTAGAAAACCTCGCGGCATTGCCGCGAGTGGCCAGTGGATTTACCCATGAtatgcttgattttttttccgCGTGCAGTTGTATAGCTATTTTTATAAATGAATTGTAGAAGCACTTTGAATTTCGAGCAACTTTTATATCgagcacttttttatttgaagacGTTTCGGTGTTCCAATTATAGGAAGAATAGCTTTGGTTAATTTGTATGCATTTGGATGAATTTATAGAATGTATTTAGAATTTGTTCTAATTAAGTAATGCATAGAAGGGCAAAAATGGAATATTTAGAATGTAGTCATAGTATTTGTTCATATGAACATCATGGCGGTGGCGGGGCCTGTATTAGGTTGTGGTATTATATTTGATGTAGACTTTATTTCGTGCATAGAGTAAAAATAATTGTATGTAGACAGATGCACTTTTTAAGGTACTTAGATAAGACGTaatatatattatttatttatttattggtttactatacaattagtttctgcagatttattcataaaagaaaaagattaaTAGGTATAGAAAAACCTATTCATATGCTAAGCACTCATGTTCTACTAAATAGTGTTAAGTAAAATTT contains:
- the LOC120705847 gene encoding phosphoenolpyruvate/phosphate translocator 3, chloroplastic-like; this translates as MQGAAAAAISVSGASWSGAARGRAAAFSSSSSLGTRGALAAAPTLPLLRVRGGCRLRPLSLLFDSDRNGEIVARPAAAAAAAAASVPADDASAGARGEDAGAGGIAATAQLGAMIVAWYLLNIYFNIYNKQVLGALPLPLPYTITAFQLAFGSLLIFLMWATRLHPAPRISAAQLGNIAPLALGHMLGTVFTNMSLGKVAVSFTHTIKASEPFFTVLLSALFLGEVPSLPVLGSLVPIVGGVALASFTEVSFNWTGFWSAMASNLTNQSRNVLSKKLLAGDKDAMDDINLFSVITILSFLLSCPLMLFAEGIKFTPGYLQSTGLNLQELCVRAALAGFCFHGYQKLSYLILSRVSPVTHSVANCVKRVVVIVSSVIFFSTPISPVNALGTGAALGGVFLYSRLTRTKKPKNA
- the LOC120705850 gene encoding dol-P-Man:Man(5)GlcNAc(2)-PP-Dol alpha-1,3-mannosyltransferase-like isoform X2, translated to MARAEKKRAARTATATAAVERPSGTSDRRPLYFAALLVLANAALVVLIIAFVPYTKIDWDAYMSQVDAFLEGGRDYTKIEGDTGPLVYPAGFLYVYSAIKFLTGGQVFPAQILFGVLYIVNLCLVLLLYVKTEVLPWWALGLLCLSKRVHSIFVLRLFNDCFAMTLLHAAMVLIIYHKWYLGLIVFSGAVSVKMNVLLFAPSLLLLMVKSMSIKGVFFALFGAAVVQVLLGMPFLLSHPVEYISRAFNLGRVFIHFWSVNFKFVPEKLFVSKELAIALLILHLTTLMVFAHYKWLKHEGGLFSLLHSRFKHAKSIVQLFSSKPRPSILSKEHIVTVMFVGNFIGIVCARSLHYQFYSWYFYSLPFLLWKTHFPTPLRIIIFLGVELCWNIYPSTAYSSLLLLFLHISVLLGIWFSPTEYPYIDKRT
- the LOC120705850 gene encoding dol-P-Man:Man(5)GlcNAc(2)-PP-Dol alpha-1,3-mannosyltransferase-like isoform X1, with amino-acid sequence MARAEKKRAARTATATAAVERPSGTSDRRPLYFAALLVLANAALVVLIIAFVPYTKIDWDAYMSQVDAFLEGGRDYTKIEGDTGPLVYPAGFLYVYSAIKFLTGGQVFPAQILFGVLYIVNLCLVLLLYVKTEVLPWWALGLLCLSKRVHSIFVLRLFNDCFAMTLLHAAMVLIIYHKWYLGLIVFSGAVSVKMNVLLFAPSLLLLMVKVQITTAPWFVSSLHLSMLPTVTLTKLFVQSMSIKGVFFALFGAAVVQVLLGMPFLLSHPVEYISRAFNLGRVFIHFWSVNFKFVPEKLFVSKELAIALLILHLTTLMVFAHYKWLKHEGGLFSLLHSRFKHAKSIVQLFSSKPRPSILSKEHIVTVMFVGNFIGIVCARSLHYQFYSWYFYSLPFLLWKTHFPTPLRIIIFLGVELCWNIYPSTAYSSLLLLFLHISVLLGIWFSPTEYPYIDKRT